The Phoenix dactylifera cultivar Barhee BC4 chromosome 9, palm_55x_up_171113_PBpolish2nd_filt_p, whole genome shotgun sequence genome window below encodes:
- the LOC103701301 gene encoding uncharacterized protein LOC103701301 produces the protein MGNCMGSCSPRVEEGAVKPGGVGGESGTVGDGKEGGFKVKVLLTRGELQRLMLQLEKEETRLEDVLMEMGRERRRREGAGKAQGWKPSLESIMEVPEVQSFGTGG, from the coding sequence ATGGGCAACTGCATGGGGAGCTGTTCGCCAAGGGTAGAGGAGGGAGCGGTGAAACCAGGAGGAGTAGGAGGAGAAAGCGGTACTGTTGGTGATGGAAAGGAGGGTGGTTTTAAGGTTAAGGTCTTGCTGACAAGAGGGGAGCTCCAGCGGTTGATGCTTCAGCTGGAGAAGGAGGAGACGAGGCTGGAGGATGTGTTGATGGAGATGGGTAGGGagcggaggaggagagagggagctggGAAAGCCCAAGGTTGGAAACCCTCTTTGGAGAGCATAATGGAGGTCCCGGAGGTCCAGAGTTTTGGAACGGGTGGATGA
- the LOC103705797 gene encoding putative E3 ubiquitin-protein ligase UBR7: MADAFKDDAEQTVTIGEYIEGLEAEELEADLVLGGDEGKECTYADGYMKRQAIFSCLTCVPAGNAGVCTACSLSCHDGHEVVELWTKRKFRCDCGNSKFGEFFCKLFANKDSENIENTYNHNFKGSYCTCSRPYPDPDAKEQVEMIQCCICEDWFHENHLGLNSSNEIPRDEEGEPLYEDCICQECAVTCSFLKLYPACIWATLKQKSTAPVSSNEGNVPEDGSSASTHSEKIANNIIVSENLGNCSNTFSESETVPNEKNSFHGESTAKDFNLQKTQACDSNKEPSPKCILEVDINSMSAISEKKGPMFLSKKWRDLLCRCSSCCGFYAREGIDYLIDREDSIEEYEKMAKRKRDEKLQQQEGAELDFLNTLNHVQKIEILSGIADMKNEFQSFLESFDSSKPVTSADIRGVFENLAKKKKQRLL; this comes from the exons ATGGCCGACGCGTTCAAGGACGACGCGGAGCAGACGGTGACGATCGGCGAGTACATCGAGGGGCTCGAGGCAGAAGAGCTG GAAGCTGATTTAGTTTTGGGAGGGGACGAAGGCAAGGAATGCACTTACGCCGATGGGTATATGAAGAGGCAAGCTATCTTCTCCTGTTTGACTTGTGTCCCAGCCGGCAACGCAGGGGTTTGCACGGCCTGTAGCCTCTCCTGCCACGATGGCCACGAG GTTGTGGAGCTCTGGACTAAGAGAAAGTTTCGTTGTGATTGCGGCAATTCAAAGTTTGGAGAGTTCTTCTGCAAGCTTTTTGCTAATAAAGATTCCGAAAACATTGAGAACACTTACAACCATAACTTTAAAGGTTCTTATTGCACATGCAGTCGCCCTTATCCTGATCCAGATGCTAAAGAGCAAGTAGAAATGATACAGTGCTGCATCTGTGAGGACTGGTTTCACGAGAATCACCTTGGTCTCAATTCTTCCAATGAG ATACCAAGAGATGAGGAAGGAGAACCCTTATATGAGGATTGTATCTGCCAAGAATGTGCAGTCACTTGTTCATTCTTGAAACTTTATCCAGCTTGTATTTGGGCTACTTTGAAGCAAAAAAGTACAGCACCTGTAAGCAGCAATGAGGGAAATGTGCCAGAAGATGGATCCTCAGCTAGCACACATTCTGAGAAAATTGCAAATAACATTATTGTTTCTGAGAATTTGGGGAATTGTTCGAACACCTTTTCAGAATCTGAAACTGTGCCTAATGAGAAGAATTCCTTTCATGGTGAAAGTACAGCAAAAGATTTCAATTTGCAGAAGACTCAAGCATGTGACAGTAATAAAGAACCAAGTCCTAAATGCATACTTGAAGTGGATATAAATTCAATGTCAGCTATCTCGGAGAAAAAAGGGCCCATGTTCCTTTCAAAAAAATGGAGAGATCTTCTTTGCAGATGTAGTTCATGTTGTGGGTTCTATGCTCgggaaggtattgactatctaATTGACAGGGAGGACTCGATTGAGGAATATGAGAAAATGGCAAAACGGAAGAGGGATGAGAAGTTGCAGCAGCAGGAAGGAGCGGAATTAGACTTTCTCAATACACTCAATCATGTTCAAAAAATAGAAATCCTAAGTGGCATTGCTGACATGAAGAATGAGTTCCAATCCTTCCTG GAATCTTTTGACTCATCAAAGCCGGTTACATCAGCGGATATACGAGGAGTCTTTGAAAATCTTGccaagaagaagaaacaaaggttaTTATAA